A window of Hyperolius riggenbachi isolate aHypRig1 chromosome 1, aHypRig1.pri, whole genome shotgun sequence contains these coding sequences:
- the LOC137561587 gene encoding claudin-22-like has product MELSKRTYIQFGGTLLSFAGWILSCATTFVPLWKQLNLDLNELENWTMGLWQTCVVQEEGGMQCKDFDSFLALSAELRISRILMCLSIGSGILGLSICGLGLDCVNIGDKTQESKNRLLLLGGILLSTAGLSALVPVSWVAYDTVQEFWDETIPEIVPRWEFGEALFMGWFGGFFLLVGGSLLASSYCFTPSDLKNTCYKSTKQHYQYVSVDFKYPDLTVY; this is encoded by the coding sequence ATGGAGCTTTCCAAAAGAACTTACATACAGTTTGGTGGAACGTTGCTGTCTTTTGCAGGATGGATTTTGTCCTGCGCTACCACATTTGTGCCACTCTGGAAACAATTGAATTTAGATTTGAATGAATTGGAAAACTGGACTATGGGCTTATGGCAGACCTGTGTTGTTCAAGAAGAAGGAGGAATGCAGTGCAAAGACTTTGATTCCTTTTTGGCTCTTTCAGCTGAACTCAGGATTTCCAGAATTTTAATGTGTTTATCTATTGGCTCTGGGATACTCGGCCTCTCCATCTGTGGTCTCGGCTTGGACTGTGTAAACATTGGAGACAAAACACAGGAGTCCAAAAATCGTCTCCTACTTCTGGGAGGTATTCTGCTTTCTACAGCAGGTCTAAGTGCCTTGGTCCCAGTCTCCTGGGTGGCTTATGACACAGTCCAGGAGTTTTGGGATGAGACTATTCCAGAGATTGTCCCAAGATGGGAATTTGGTGAAGCTCTGTTCATGGGCTGGTTTGGAGGTTTTTTCCTCTTAGTTGGTGGCTCTCTCCTCGCTTCCTCCTACTGTTTTACACCTTCTGATCTAAAGAATACATGCTACAAATCTACAAAGCAACATTACCAGTATGTATCAGTGGACTTCAAATATCCAGATCTGACTGTTTATTAA